In Myxococcales bacterium, one DNA window encodes the following:
- the rimI gene encoding ribosomal protein S18-alanine N-acetyltransferase, with amino-acid sequence MSENSKGSELNIVRFDPSQIDEIMKIEVEAFTLPWSRQSYEEVVALDTVEMWVAKSGDEVVAYMLIQRIYDEMELHTFAVKSSWRRKGIGRRMLNKMLDLARGYDVERIYLLVRHYNVSAKNLYESLGFKIIGVRKNYYQDDGADALVMCMNVV; translated from the coding sequence ATGAGCGAAAATTCAAAGGGCAGCGAATTGAACATCGTTAGGTTCGACCCGTCTCAGATCGATGAAATAATGAAGATCGAGGTCGAGGCTTTCACCCTTCCGTGGTCGAGGCAGTCCTACGAGGAAGTGGTGGCGCTGGATACGGTCGAGATGTGGGTGGCAAAATCCGGAGACGAGGTCGTTGCCTATATGTTGATACAGCGGATCTATGATGAGATGGAACTTCATACCTTTGCTGTAAAATCATCGTGGCGAAGGAAGGGCATCGGCAGAAGAATGCTGAATAAAATGCTCGATCTCGCTCGCGGTTATGATGTTGAGCGCATATATCTCTTGGTCAGGCATTATAACGTTTCAGCCAAGAACCTTTATGAGTCCCTCGGTTTTAAAATCATCGGAGTTCGAAAAAATTACTATCAGGACGATGGTGCAGACGCCCTTGTTATGTGTATGAATGTCGTTTAG